In Pseudomonas deceptionensis, a single window of DNA contains:
- a CDS encoding Trm112 family protein: protein MDTKLLDILACPVCKGPLKLSSDKTELISKGAGLAYPIRDGIPVMLETEARTLSADERLDK, encoded by the coding sequence ATGGACACCAAACTGCTCGATATCCTTGCTTGCCCTGTTTGCAAAGGCCCGCTCAAGCTCAGCTCCGATAAAACCGAGCTGATCAGCAAAGGCGCCGGCCTGGCGTACCCGATTCGTGATGGCATTCCGGTAATGCTCGAAACCGAAGCGCGCACCCTTTCCGCTGACGAGCGTCTGGATAAATGA
- the kdsB gene encoding 3-deoxy-manno-octulosonate cytidylyltransferase, whose amino-acid sequence MIPVFTVVIPSRFASTRLPGKPLQMIAGKPMVQHVWEQACKSSAQRVVVATDDARIVEACKAFGAEVLLTRADHESGTDRLAEVATQLGLANDAIVVNVQGDEPMIPPQVIDQVAVNLAAHSEASMATLAEPIEDAETLFNPNVVKVVSDINGLALTFSRATLPWARDEFALHPGKLPAGVPYRRHIGIYAYRAGFLHDFVSWGPCWLENTERLEQLRALWHGVRIHVADVLEAPPAGVDTAEDLERVRRLLES is encoded by the coding sequence ATGATTCCGGTTTTCACAGTCGTTATCCCGTCGCGCTTTGCCTCGACCCGTTTGCCCGGCAAGCCGCTGCAAATGATCGCCGGCAAGCCGATGGTCCAGCACGTCTGGGAGCAAGCCTGTAAAAGCAGTGCACAGCGCGTGGTGGTTGCCACTGACGATGCGCGTATTGTCGAGGCTTGCAAGGCGTTCGGCGCCGAGGTGTTGCTGACCCGTGCCGATCACGAGTCCGGCACCGACCGTCTGGCTGAAGTGGCCACGCAGCTGGGCCTGGCCAACGATGCCATTGTGGTCAATGTCCAGGGTGATGAGCCCATGATCCCGCCGCAGGTGATCGATCAGGTTGCCGTCAACCTGGCCGCCCACAGCGAAGCGAGCATGGCGACTCTGGCCGAGCCGATTGAGGACGCCGAGACGCTGTTCAATCCCAATGTCGTCAAGGTGGTCAGTGACATCAATGGCCTGGCGCTGACATTCAGCCGGGCTACATTGCCGTGGGCCCGTGATGAATTTGCCCTGCACCCGGGCAAGCTGCCCGCTGGCGTGCCTTATCGCCGGCATATCGGCATCTACGCCTATCGTGCGGGTTTCCTGCATGACTTCGTGAGCTGGGGCCCTTGCTGGCTCGAAAATACCGAGCGCCTTGAGCAGCTGCGCGCGCTCTGGCATGGCGTGCGGATTCACGTGGCGGATGTGCTTGAAGCGCCGCCTGCCGGCGTTGATACCGCTGAAGACCTTGAGCGCGTTCGGCGTTTGCTGGAGTCATGA
- a CDS encoding MotA/TolQ/ExbB proton channel family protein: MWELVKSGGWMMLPIILSSVAALGIIVERLWTLRASRVTPEHLLGQVWVWIKDKQMDKEKLKLLRADSPLGEILAAGLANSRHGREIMKECIEEAAARVIHELERYLNALGTIAAMAPLLGLLGTVLGMIDIFSSFMGSGMTTNAAVLAGGISKALITTAAGLMVGIPAVFFHRFLQRRVDELVVGMEQEAIKLVEVVQGDREVDMVGSKA, translated from the coding sequence GTGTGGGAACTGGTCAAATCCGGCGGCTGGATGATGCTGCCGATCATTCTGAGCTCTGTTGCCGCGTTGGGCATTATTGTCGAACGCCTGTGGACCCTGCGTGCCAGCCGCGTGACCCCGGAGCATCTGCTCGGCCAGGTCTGGGTCTGGATCAAAGACAAGCAGATGGACAAGGAAAAACTCAAATTGCTGCGCGCCGATTCGCCGCTGGGTGAAATCCTGGCGGCGGGCCTGGCCAACTCAAGGCATGGTCGCGAGATCATGAAAGAGTGCATCGAAGAGGCCGCAGCCCGGGTGATCCACGAACTTGAGCGCTACCTCAATGCACTGGGCACGATTGCCGCCATGGCGCCGCTGCTGGGCCTGCTGGGTACCGTGCTGGGCATGATCGATATCTTCAGCTCGTTCATGGGCTCGGGCATGACCACCAATGCCGCCGTGCTGGCGGGCGGTATTTCCAAGGCGCTGATCACGACTGCCGCCGGTCTGATGGTGGGTATCCCGGCCGTCTTCTTCCATCGCTTCCTGCAGCGTCGTGTAGACGAACTTGTCGTTGGCATGGAGCAAGAGGCGATCAAGCTGGTCGAAGTGGTGCAAGGCGACCGCGAAGTCGACATGGTCGGGAGCAAAGCGTGA
- the murB gene encoding UDP-N-acetylmuramate dehydrogenase produces the protein MSLNVQVNASLKPFNSFGVDVTASLFAQAHSDADVREALLYAADHNVPLLVIGGGSNLLLTGNVTALVLRMATRGIRLLEDSGERVVVEAEAGEVWHAFVLWTLEQGLSGLENLSLIPGTVGAAPMQNIGAYGVEIKDVFAGLTALDRQTGELRDFTLAECNFGYRDSLFKQQAGRWLILRVRFALSRAASLHLEYGPVRQRLSEQGIDRPTASDVSRAISSIRSEKLPDPAVLGNAGSFFKNPVVSATLAAELKLAHPGMIGYPQADGRVKLAAGWLIEAAGWKGFREADAGVHRLQSLVLVNYGSATGLQLLALAQRIQADIEQRFAVQLEMEPNLY, from the coding sequence ATGAGTTTGAACGTTCAGGTTAATGCATCACTCAAGCCCTTCAACAGCTTTGGCGTTGATGTGACGGCGAGCCTGTTTGCCCAAGCCCATAGCGATGCCGATGTGCGGGAAGCGTTGCTGTATGCCGCCGATCACAACGTGCCGTTGCTGGTCATTGGCGGCGGCAGCAACCTGTTGCTGACCGGTAATGTCACGGCATTGGTTCTGCGCATGGCCACTCGTGGCATTCGCTTGCTGGAAGACAGCGGCGAGCGCGTGGTGGTCGAGGCCGAAGCGGGCGAGGTGTGGCATGCCTTTGTGCTGTGGACCCTTGAGCAAGGCCTGTCAGGTCTTGAGAACCTCAGTTTGATACCCGGAACCGTGGGCGCTGCGCCGATGCAGAATATTGGCGCTTACGGGGTTGAGATCAAGGACGTGTTTGCTGGGCTTACCGCACTGGATCGCCAAACTGGCGAGCTGCGCGATTTCACCTTGGCCGAGTGCAACTTTGGCTATCGTGACAGCCTGTTCAAACAGCAGGCAGGGCGCTGGCTGATTCTGCGGGTGAGGTTCGCCCTGAGCCGTGCTGCAAGCCTGCACCTGGAATACGGTCCTGTACGCCAGCGCCTGAGCGAGCAGGGCATCGACCGGCCTACGGCCAGCGATGTGAGTCGCGCAATCAGCAGTATCCGCAGCGAGAAACTCCCGGACCCGGCAGTACTGGGCAATGCGGGCAGCTTTTTCAAAAACCCGGTGGTGTCGGCGACCTTGGCCGCCGAGCTGAAACTGGCGCACCCCGGCATGATTGGCTACCCACAAGCCGATGGGCGGGTGAAGCTGGCGGCGGGCTGGTTGATCGAAGCGGCGGGCTGGAAGGGTTTTCGTGAGGCTGATGCCGGTGTGCATCGTCTGCAGTCGCTGGTGCTGGTCAACTATGGTTCGGCTACCGGCTTGCAGTTGCTGGCCCTTGCGCAGCGTATTCAGGCTGACATCGAGCAGCGCTTTGCGGTGCAGCTGGAGATGGAGCCCAACCTGTATTAG
- a CDS encoding DNA internalization-related competence protein ComEC/Rec2, translated as MYTRMFALASGLIALRYLPALPSVGWLLLMLLAGLMLLAFRVWVVGLFLLGLTWACVQGQRALDDRLADSLEGRTLWVEGRVVGLPQHAEAAVRFELQDARSRHGALPATLRLSWYGGPPVNSGERWRLAVKLKQPGGLLNPRGFDYQAWLLARRIGATGTVKDGQLLTAAHHAWRDSLRQRLLISDASGRAPWLAALIMGDGSGLSRDDWKLLQATGTVHLLVISGQHIGLCAGLIYGLIALLARYGLWPRDWPWLPWACGLAFAGAAGYGVLAGFAVPVQRACVMLALVLIWRLRFRHLGVWLPFLLALNGVLIIEPLASLLPGFWLSFAAVAVLIFTFSARLGPWGWRAAWLRPQGLIALGLFPVLWILGLPISVSGPLANLIAVPWISLLVLPTALLGTLLLPVPWLGERLLWLSGGLLDWLVRGLGLLAGYVAPWSPAAVPLSVWALSAAGALILLLPGGVVLRPLGWPLVLLAVFAPREPIPHGQAEVLQLDVGQGLAMVLRTRHHTLLYDAGPRVRDFDQGERVVVPALRALGVGGLDMVLLSHADSDHAGGALAVQGAIPVVRVVGGDVPGLPEQLQAQPCVSGENWEWDGVTFTLWQWSGASDSNQKSCVLQVQAGDERLLLTGDIDAQAERALLKTPLAVPTQWLQAPHHGSRTSSSMVFLKALSPAAVLVSRGRGNTFGHPHPQVMARYKALGVQVLDSAEQGAVRFRLGAFGRAQSERDQRRFWRDRPG; from the coding sequence ATGTATACAAGGATGTTTGCGCTGGCGTCGGGCCTGATCGCCCTGCGGTATTTGCCCGCGTTGCCATCAGTAGGCTGGTTGCTGCTGATGTTGCTGGCGGGGTTGATGCTGTTGGCGTTTCGCGTCTGGGTGGTCGGGTTATTTTTGCTCGGGCTGACCTGGGCCTGCGTTCAGGGGCAAAGGGCGCTGGATGACCGTCTGGCGGATTCGCTCGAGGGTCGCACGCTTTGGGTGGAGGGGCGGGTTGTCGGCTTGCCGCAACATGCCGAGGCTGCCGTGCGTTTTGAGCTGCAAGATGCCCGCTCGCGCCACGGCGCATTGCCCGCAACCCTGCGGCTGAGCTGGTACGGCGGGCCGCCCGTCAACAGCGGCGAGCGCTGGCGGCTGGCAGTCAAACTCAAGCAACCCGGGGGGCTGCTTAACCCCCGGGGTTTCGATTATCAAGCCTGGCTGCTGGCCCGACGTATTGGCGCAACGGGCACGGTCAAAGATGGCCAGTTATTGACTGCGGCCCATCACGCCTGGCGTGACAGCCTGCGCCAGCGCCTGTTGATCAGCGATGCCAGCGGTCGGGCGCCCTGGTTGGCGGCGCTGATCATGGGCGACGGCTCGGGTTTGAGCCGCGACGACTGGAAGCTGCTGCAAGCGACCGGGACTGTGCATTTGCTGGTGATTTCGGGGCAGCATATCGGGTTGTGTGCCGGGCTTATCTACGGCTTGATTGCCTTGCTGGCGCGTTATGGTCTGTGGCCGCGTGACTGGCCGTGGCTGCCCTGGGCCTGCGGCCTGGCGTTTGCTGGGGCGGCGGGGTACGGCGTGCTCGCGGGTTTTGCCGTGCCGGTACAGCGAGCGTGCGTGATGCTGGCGCTGGTGCTGATATGGCGTTTGCGGTTCCGCCATCTGGGTGTGTGGTTGCCCTTTCTGCTGGCACTCAACGGGGTGCTTATCATTGAGCCGCTGGCGAGTTTGCTGCCGGGTTTCTGGTTGTCCTTTGCTGCCGTGGCGGTGCTGATATTCACCTTCAGCGCCCGTTTGGGGCCCTGGGGGTGGCGGGCTGCGTGGCTGCGGCCTCAGGGCCTGATTGCCCTTGGCCTGTTCCCGGTACTGTGGATACTGGGTTTGCCCATCAGTGTGAGCGGCCCCTTGGCCAATCTGATAGCCGTGCCCTGGATCAGTCTGTTGGTGCTGCCGACGGCATTGTTGGGCACTTTGCTGTTGCCCGTGCCCTGGCTGGGGGAACGCTTGCTGTGGCTGTCGGGCGGGTTGCTGGACTGGCTGGTCCGAGGGCTTGGGCTGTTGGCCGGTTATGTTGCGCCCTGGTCACCTGCCGCAGTCCCGCTCAGTGTCTGGGCCTTGAGCGCAGCCGGGGCCTTGATCCTGCTACTGCCGGGCGGGGTGGTGCTCAGGCCGTTAGGCTGGCCCTTGGTGTTATTGGCGGTGTTTGCCCCGCGTGAGCCAATTCCCCACGGTCAGGCCGAAGTGTTGCAACTGGATGTCGGGCAGGGCCTGGCGATGGTGTTGCGCACCCGGCATCACACTCTGCTGTATGACGCCGGGCCCAGAGTTCGGGACTTTGATCAGGGCGAGCGGGTGGTAGTGCCTGCATTGCGTGCCCTGGGGGTTGGGGGGCTGGACATGGTGCTGCTCAGCCACGCCGACTCGGACCATGCGGGCGGTGCGCTGGCCGTGCAGGGTGCAATCCCTGTGGTGCGGGTGGTCGGTGGTGACGTCCCGGGCCTGCCTGAGCAATTGCAGGCTCAGCCGTGCGTCAGCGGGGAGAACTGGGAGTGGGACGGGGTGACGTTCACACTCTGGCAGTGGTCGGGAGCCAGTGATAGCAACCAGAAATCCTGTGTGCTCCAGGTACAGGCCGGTGATGAACGGTTACTGTTGACCGGGGACATCGATGCGCAGGCGGAGCGGGCCTTGCTGAAGACCCCGCTGGCCGTACCCACGCAGTGGTTGCAGGCACCGCATCACGGCAGCCGGACTTCGTCATCCATGGTTTTTCTCAAAGCGCTGTCCCCGGCAGCGGTATTGGTGTCCCGTGGCCGCGGCAATACGTTCGGGCATCCGCACCCTCAGGTCATGGCGCGGTATAAAGCGCTGGGTGTGCAAGTGCTCGACAGCGCGGAGCAGGGGGCCGTCAGGTTTCGTCTGGGGGCTTTTGGGAGGGCTCAGAGCGAGCGCGATCAGCGACGGTTTTGGCGCGATCGGCCAGGTTGA
- the lpxK gene encoding tetraacyldisaccharide 4'-kinase: MAMSDRLLRAWYTGHPLLALLRPLECLYRQVVERKRARFVAGEGEIYRPPVPLVVVGNITVGGTGKTPLILWLIEHCQRKGLRVGVVSRGYGATPPQLPWRVSAEQSALQAGDEPLLIVQRTGVPLMIDPDRSRAVKALLASEQLDLILSDDGLQHYRLARDLELVLIDNARGLGNGRCLPAGPLREPVERLQSVDAVLYNGAASDPQGGFAFELQPTALINLVTGERQALDFFTAGQALHAVAGIGNPQRFFTTLETLHWRPIAHAFADHAPYSAEILNFTPPLPVVMTEKDAVKCRDFASPDWWYLAVDAVPSEAFAFWFDQQLLRLLP; the protein is encoded by the coding sequence ATGGCCATGTCCGATCGTTTATTGCGCGCCTGGTATACCGGGCATCCGCTGCTTGCCCTGCTGCGCCCGCTGGAGTGCCTTTACCGCCAGGTAGTAGAGCGCAAGCGGGCGCGGTTCGTGGCCGGTGAGGGCGAGATTTACCGTCCCCCGGTGCCGTTGGTGGTGGTGGGTAACATCACGGTCGGTGGTACCGGAAAAACCCCGCTGATCCTCTGGCTGATCGAGCATTGCCAGCGCAAAGGTCTGCGCGTTGGCGTGGTCAGTCGCGGCTATGGCGCCACCCCGCCTCAATTGCCGTGGCGCGTGAGTGCCGAGCAAAGTGCCCTGCAAGCGGGGGATGAACCCTTGCTGATCGTGCAGCGCACCGGCGTTCCCTTGATGATCGATCCGGATCGCAGTCGTGCGGTCAAGGCCCTGCTGGCCAGTGAACAGCTGGACCTGATCCTGTCTGACGATGGCTTGCAGCATTACCGTCTGGCCCGGGATCTGGAGCTGGTGCTGATCGACAATGCCAGAGGCTTGGGCAATGGTCGTTGCCTGCCGGCCGGGCCGCTGCGCGAACCGGTCGAGCGTCTGCAGAGTGTCGACGCGGTGCTGTACAACGGCGCTGCCAGCGACCCGCAGGGCGGTTTTGCCTTTGAGTTGCAGCCCACAGCACTGATCAATCTGGTCACCGGCGAGCGTCAGGCGCTGGACTTTTTTACGGCCGGGCAAGCGCTGCACGCGGTGGCCGGGATCGGCAATCCGCAACGTTTCTTCACGACCCTTGAAACGCTACACTGGCGGCCAATTGCCCATGCTTTTGCCGACCACGCGCCCTACAGCGCCGAAATATTGAATTTTACGCCGCCGTTACCCGTGGTCATGACTGAAAAAGACGCTGTGAAGTGCCGCGACTTTGCGTCACCTGACTGGTGGTATCTGGCGGTTGACGCAGTACCTTCAGAGGCCTTTGCCTTTTGGTTTGATCAACAGCTACTGCGTCTTTTGCCCTAA
- a CDS encoding ExbD/TolR family protein, with translation MKFRRKPRETVDINLASLIDVVFILLLFFVVTTTFTRETQLRVDLPEAVSGSPSDDQGAKQLDIAISADGVFSVNNQLLPRNDLQSLMEALQKESGGDTGLPLSISADGKTQHQAVITAMDAAGKLGFSHLRMTTVEAQATP, from the coding sequence GTGAAATTTCGTCGCAAGCCACGGGAAACAGTGGATATCAACCTCGCGTCATTGATTGATGTGGTGTTTATCCTGCTGTTGTTCTTTGTCGTGACCACCACCTTTACCCGCGAAACCCAGCTGCGCGTTGATTTGCCGGAGGCCGTCAGTGGCTCGCCCAGCGATGATCAGGGCGCCAAGCAGCTGGACATCGCCATCAGCGCGGACGGGGTGTTTTCGGTGAACAACCAATTGCTGCCCCGGAACGACTTGCAGAGCCTGATGGAGGCTCTGCAGAAAGAATCAGGCGGCGACACCGGCTTGCCGCTGTCGATCAGTGCCGATGGCAAAACCCAGCATCAGGCGGTCATTACCGCAATGGACGCGGCCGGCAAGCTCGGCTTCAGCCATTTGCGCATGACCACTGTTGAGGCGCAGGCGACCCCCTGA